One window from the genome of Magnolia sinica isolate HGM2019 chromosome 4, MsV1, whole genome shotgun sequence encodes:
- the LOC131242273 gene encoding BTB/POZ domain-containing protein DOT3 isoform X1 produces MRSFEVSRPRNTGTDFDEVGHAHDQRIVIPTKLVSIAESFEKKERSRFVTSQIPTDLTVQVHDITFYVHKYPLFSRCGYLSRLSLQPSDSTYGHDLKIDNFPGGPDTFETVLKFCYGLPIDLTPANVAFLRCASEFLEMNEDLEEGNLISKTEAFLTFAVLSSWRDSITVLRSCEPLSPWAENLQIVRRCSDSIAWKASRDSSTHGGVGHDQQWWFDDVSTLRIDYFVRVVTTIKAKGVGPGTIGACIMRYAEKWLPGLDGECDGHRVGYGSERHQLQLSILSGRGCNNHIHNNSSSSSNNNHNHNKDQRTMIESLVSILPPHREAVSCGFLLWMLKMAIVYSATPALITELEKRVGMALEDATVSDLMIPNYINGDGGLLRNSSSSSSGEECSVHDVDVVQRIVEYFLMHDQQQKCANIAVGKLLDGYLAEIATDSNLSIAKFQRLGETLPQNARTCDDGLYRAIDTYLKTHPSLTEHERRRLCRVMDCEKLSLDACLHAAQNERLPLRIVVQVLFTEQVKMRVAIKGKDLIPSEAFSEQESSRSSTKKEIKSLKAEIEKMKGMLSELQRDYVELQQEFDKLNSQKSVKGWSSRWKKIKNSTFLNGKMDGDENLEIQPKQGGPCCRTRRSSIS; encoded by the exons ATGAGATCTTTCGAAGTATCTCGGCCGCGAAACACGGGCACTGATTTCGATGAAGTGGGCCACGCCCATGATCAACGGATAGTAATCCCAACCAAGCTCGTATCGATCGCAGAGTCCTTCGAAAAGAAGGAAAGATCACG GTTTGTCACTTCACAAATTCCTACGGATTTAACGGTCCAAGTACATGACATCACCTTTTATGTTCACAAG TATCCATTGTTCTCGAGATGTGGCTACTTGAGTCGACTCAGTCTCCAACCTTCAGACTCAACCTACGGCCATGATCTCAAGATAGACAACTTCCCTGGCGGACCGGACACCTTCGAGACTGTTCTCAAGTTCTGCTACGGCCTTCCGATCGATCTGACACCAGCGAACGTCGCATTCCTTCGGTGCGCATCTGAGTTCCTGGAGATGAACGAAGATCTCGAAGAAGGCAACCTGATCTCGAAGACAGAGGCGTTCCTCACCTTCGCCGTCCTCTCCTCCTGGAGAGACTCGATCACCGTCCTCAGATCATGCGAGCCGCTATCACCTTGGGCTGAGAACCTCCAGATCGTCAGACGCTGCAGCGACTCGATCGCATGGAAGGCTTCTAGGGACAGCTCGACGCACGGAGGGGTGGGCCATGACCAACAATGGTGGTTTGATGACGTGTCCACTCTCAGGATCGATTATTTCGTGAGGGTGGTGACTACAATCAAAGCGAAAGGAGTGGGCCCAGGGACGATCGGCGCGTGTATCATGCGTTACGCTGAAAAATGGTTGCCTGGATTGGATGGAGAATGTGATGGGCATAGGGTGGGTTATGGGAGTGAACGGCATCAGTTGCAGTTGAGTATCTTGAGTGGAAGAGGATGTAACAACCACATCcataacaacagcagcagcagcagtaacaacaaccacaaccacaacaaAGACCAAAGGACAATGATAGAGAGCTTGGTGAGTATACTTCCACCACATAGAGAGGCTGTTTCATGTGGATTCTTGCTATGGATGTTGAAAATGGCTATAGTATACTCGGCAACGCCGGCATTGATAACGGAACTGGAGAAGAGGGTGGGGATGGCGTTGGAGGATGCTACTGTCAGTGATCTTATGATACCCAATTACATCAACGGTGATGGAGGACTTCTCAGGAA ttcttcatcatcatcgtcaggGGAAGAATGTAGCGTGCACGACGTGGACGTGGTACAAAGGATAGTGGAATATTTCCTTATGCACGATCAGCAGCAGAAATGCGCGAATATCGCAGTGGGGAAGCTGTTAGATGGCTACTTAGCTGAGATTGCGACGGACTCAAATCTGTCCATCGCCAAATTTCAACGGCTTGGCGAAACTCTGCCCCAGAACGCCCGAACCTGCGATGATGGCCTTTATAGAGCCATCGACACCTACCTCAAG ACACATCCATCACTGACGGAGCACGAACGGCGGAGATTGTGTAGAGTAATGGATTGCGAGAAGCTGTCGCTCGATGCATGCTTGCATGCGGCCCAGAATGAGAGATTGCCTCTGAGAATCGTTGTACAG GTACTGTTTACGGAGCAAGTGAAGATGAGGGTTGCAATCAAAGGCAAGGATCTGATCCCGAGCGAAGCCTTCTCGGAGCAGGAGAGTTCCAGATCATCCACCAAGAAAGAGATCAAGAGCCTCAAGGCCGAGATCGAGAAGATGAAGGGGATGCTGTCGGAGCTGCAACGGGACTATGTGGAACTGCAGCAGGAGTTCGACAAGCTCAACAGCCAAAAGAGCGTTAAAGGATGGAGCTCcaggtggaagaagatcaagaactcCACATTCCTCAATGGGAAGATGGACGGTGACGAGAATCTAGAGATCCAACCCAAGCAGGGGGGACCATGCTGCCGAACACGGCGTTCGTCCATCTCCTGA
- the LOC131242273 gene encoding BTB/POZ domain-containing protein DOT3 isoform X2 produces MRSFEVSRPRNTGTDFDEVGHAHDQRIVIPTKLVSIAESFEKKERSRFVTSQIPTDLTVQVHDITFYVHKYPLFSRCGYLSRLSLQPSDSTYGHDLKIDNFPGGPDTFETVLKFCYGLPIDLTPANVAFLRCASEFLEMNEDLEEGNLISKTEAFLTFAVLSSWRDSITVLRSCEPLSPWAENLQIVRRCSDSIAWKASRDSSTHGGVGHDQQWWFDDVSTLRIDYFVRVVTTIKAKGVGPGTIGACIMRYAEKWLPGLDGECDGHRVGYGSERHQLQLSILSGRGCNNHIHNNSSSSSNNNHNHNKDQRTMIESLVSILPPHREAVSCGFLLWMLKMAIVYSATPALITELEKRVGMALEDATVSDLMIPNYINGDGGLLRNSSSSSGEECSVHDVDVVQRIVEYFLMHDQQQKCANIAVGKLLDGYLAEIATDSNLSIAKFQRLGETLPQNARTCDDGLYRAIDTYLKTHPSLTEHERRRLCRVMDCEKLSLDACLHAAQNERLPLRIVVQVLFTEQVKMRVAIKGKDLIPSEAFSEQESSRSSTKKEIKSLKAEIEKMKGMLSELQRDYVELQQEFDKLNSQKSVKGWSSRWKKIKNSTFLNGKMDGDENLEIQPKQGGPCCRTRRSSIS; encoded by the exons ATGAGATCTTTCGAAGTATCTCGGCCGCGAAACACGGGCACTGATTTCGATGAAGTGGGCCACGCCCATGATCAACGGATAGTAATCCCAACCAAGCTCGTATCGATCGCAGAGTCCTTCGAAAAGAAGGAAAGATCACG GTTTGTCACTTCACAAATTCCTACGGATTTAACGGTCCAAGTACATGACATCACCTTTTATGTTCACAAG TATCCATTGTTCTCGAGATGTGGCTACTTGAGTCGACTCAGTCTCCAACCTTCAGACTCAACCTACGGCCATGATCTCAAGATAGACAACTTCCCTGGCGGACCGGACACCTTCGAGACTGTTCTCAAGTTCTGCTACGGCCTTCCGATCGATCTGACACCAGCGAACGTCGCATTCCTTCGGTGCGCATCTGAGTTCCTGGAGATGAACGAAGATCTCGAAGAAGGCAACCTGATCTCGAAGACAGAGGCGTTCCTCACCTTCGCCGTCCTCTCCTCCTGGAGAGACTCGATCACCGTCCTCAGATCATGCGAGCCGCTATCACCTTGGGCTGAGAACCTCCAGATCGTCAGACGCTGCAGCGACTCGATCGCATGGAAGGCTTCTAGGGACAGCTCGACGCACGGAGGGGTGGGCCATGACCAACAATGGTGGTTTGATGACGTGTCCACTCTCAGGATCGATTATTTCGTGAGGGTGGTGACTACAATCAAAGCGAAAGGAGTGGGCCCAGGGACGATCGGCGCGTGTATCATGCGTTACGCTGAAAAATGGTTGCCTGGATTGGATGGAGAATGTGATGGGCATAGGGTGGGTTATGGGAGTGAACGGCATCAGTTGCAGTTGAGTATCTTGAGTGGAAGAGGATGTAACAACCACATCcataacaacagcagcagcagcagtaacaacaaccacaaccacaacaaAGACCAAAGGACAATGATAGAGAGCTTGGTGAGTATACTTCCACCACATAGAGAGGCTGTTTCATGTGGATTCTTGCTATGGATGTTGAAAATGGCTATAGTATACTCGGCAACGCCGGCATTGATAACGGAACTGGAGAAGAGGGTGGGGATGGCGTTGGAGGATGCTACTGTCAGTGATCTTATGATACCCAATTACATCAACGGTGATGGAGGACTTCTCAGGAA ttcatcatcatcgtcaggGGAAGAATGTAGCGTGCACGACGTGGACGTGGTACAAAGGATAGTGGAATATTTCCTTATGCACGATCAGCAGCAGAAATGCGCGAATATCGCAGTGGGGAAGCTGTTAGATGGCTACTTAGCTGAGATTGCGACGGACTCAAATCTGTCCATCGCCAAATTTCAACGGCTTGGCGAAACTCTGCCCCAGAACGCCCGAACCTGCGATGATGGCCTTTATAGAGCCATCGACACCTACCTCAAG ACACATCCATCACTGACGGAGCACGAACGGCGGAGATTGTGTAGAGTAATGGATTGCGAGAAGCTGTCGCTCGATGCATGCTTGCATGCGGCCCAGAATGAGAGATTGCCTCTGAGAATCGTTGTACAG GTACTGTTTACGGAGCAAGTGAAGATGAGGGTTGCAATCAAAGGCAAGGATCTGATCCCGAGCGAAGCCTTCTCGGAGCAGGAGAGTTCCAGATCATCCACCAAGAAAGAGATCAAGAGCCTCAAGGCCGAGATCGAGAAGATGAAGGGGATGCTGTCGGAGCTGCAACGGGACTATGTGGAACTGCAGCAGGAGTTCGACAAGCTCAACAGCCAAAAGAGCGTTAAAGGATGGAGCTCcaggtggaagaagatcaagaactcCACATTCCTCAATGGGAAGATGGACGGTGACGAGAATCTAGAGATCCAACCCAAGCAGGGGGGACCATGCTGCCGAACACGGCGTTCGTCCATCTCCTGA